The following are from one region of the Candidatus Aenigmatarchaeota archaeon genome:
- a CDS encoding glycosyltransferase, translating into MKGGAERQLYYLIKGLPKTYDVQVCAFVDGYYGQKLRKEGYKVKILDKGWSGVQQFLNLVREYKPHVVHSWMTHANIFCKFCRFFVDYRMLVCSIRGKENTFRHKIEAFIERALDFKSDKVVTNSNSFARGLKKGLFYRKKKVSVVYNGFVPETAKMGAVKKSLNLKDSRIVTVIANFRPGKDYPGAIKVAKEVFSKRSDTVFLFVGDGERREKIEQMVKDEGLEDRILLLGTRSDIPNILVDSDVFFLPTLYEAQSNVLIEAMFYMCPIVTTDIPENAELIRDGKEGHLVKIGDYKEMAERICEVLDNRIEASVIRSNAYRKANSTFGLQKMVNGYLDIYGRKR; encoded by the coding sequence ATGAAAGGAGGAGCCGAGAGGCAGCTTTACTATCTCATCAAAGGCCTGCCAAAAACTTACGATGTCCAGGTTTGCGCCTTTGTGGATGGCTATTATGGCCAGAAGCTCAGAAAGGAGGGCTACAAGGTAAAAATTCTCGATAAGGGCTGGAGCGGCGTGCAGCAGTTCCTCAACTTAGTGCGAGAATACAAGCCGCACGTCGTCCACTCCTGGATGACGCACGCAAATATCTTCTGCAAGTTCTGCCGCTTCTTTGTCGACTACAGGATGCTCGTCTGCTCGATAAGGGGCAAGGAAAATACCTTCAGGCACAAAATCGAAGCGTTTATCGAGAGGGCTTTGGACTTCAAAAGTGACAAAGTCGTCACAAACTCAAACTCATTTGCAAGGGGGCTCAAAAAGGGGCTTTTCTACAGGAAAAAGAAGGTTTCGGTGGTCTATAACGGTTTTGTCCCCGAAACCGCCAAGATGGGCGCGGTAAAGAAATCCCTGAATCTTAAGGACAGCAGGATAGTAACGGTTATAGCAAACTTTCGGCCGGGAAAAGATTATCCCGGGGCCATAAAGGTTGCCAAGGAAGTCTTCTCGAAGAGAAGCGACACGGTCTTCCTGTTTGTCGGCGACGGGGAAAGGCGGGAAAAAATCGAACAGATGGTGAAAGATGAGGGGCTTGAGGACAGAATCCTGCTTCTTGGCACGAGAAGCGACATTCCAAACATACTCGTAGACTCGGACGTGTTCTTTCTCCCAACGCTTTACGAAGCGCAGTCAAACGTCCTGATAGAGGCAATGTTCTATATGTGCCCGATTGTGACCACAGACATTCCTGAAAACGCCGAGCTTATCCGGGATGGAAAAGAAGGCCACCTTGTCAAAATCGGCGACTACAAGGAAATGGCCGAGAGGATATGCGAAGTTCTTGACAACCGTATTGAGGCAAGCGTCATAAGGTCAAACGCCTATCGGAAGGCAAACAGCACATTTGGGCTGCAGAAGATGGTGAATGGGTATCTCGATATTTACGGCCGAAAACGCTAA
- the asnB gene encoding asparagine synthase (glutamine-hydrolyzing): MCGICGFNWADSTLLKKMNDSQMHRGPDAEGAFIDGKVSLGHRRLAIIDLSEKGKQPMSNREGTVTVVFNGEIYNFQELRSELEEKGRRFETESDTEVIIQSYLEWGPECVRKFNGMWAFCLYDREKRQFFLSRDRIGKKPLYYYFDGDRFIFSSELKAILEHDIPKDIDRTALELYLSLGFIPAPHSIFRDIKKLERSQNLVFDIEQKKMKTYSFWDLGRHAPGKNKKELIREGREILDNSVLLRKIADVPVGTFLSGGLDSSAVTATLKKFKQDLHTFSIGFEESDKYRLKYDESKYANLVSEYLGTTHHHFYFLQKNFEEMVEAITFAYDEPFWDFSAYPTAKVSELARKEVTVVLSGDGGDEVFGGYYAHKAAARIELARKFPKAFLKAGHRFSELAYNISKKDRFLLGKEGFKLALSDDREFYSNLLSGEKYLSEQAKIWYRKNLSKVLENNSGLTEGLIKFDLLYRTLPDNFLVKVDRASMLHALEVRCPFLDYRFLEYGNRIPTSMKVDFRKTKKLMREIIKDRVPKKIVNRGKQGFMPPILDWLYNEYWGLVEEKAKVLRESKILSEAQSQQLAKSLLIRPKTHRETTIYGERLYQFFALGNWAERWLL, translated from the coding sequence ATGTGCGGAATCTGCGGGTTCAATTGGGCGGACAGCACGCTCCTCAAAAAAATGAACGACTCGCAAATGCACAGGGGACCTGACGCCGAAGGCGCGTTTATCGACGGGAAGGTTTCCCTTGGCCACCGCCGCCTCGCAATAATAGACCTCTCCGAGAAGGGAAAGCAGCCGATGTCAAACCGGGAGGGAACGGTCACTGTTGTCTTTAACGGCGAAATCTACAATTTTCAGGAGCTCAGAAGTGAGCTTGAGGAAAAGGGGCGGCGGTTCGAGACAGAAAGCGACACGGAGGTAATCATCCAAAGCTACCTTGAGTGGGGGCCTGAATGCGTCAGGAAGTTCAACGGGATGTGGGCTTTCTGCCTTTATGACCGGGAAAAACGGCAGTTTTTTCTCTCAAGGGACCGGATTGGCAAAAAGCCGCTTTATTATTATTTTGACGGGGACCGGTTCATATTCTCATCAGAGCTTAAGGCAATCCTGGAGCACGACATTCCCAAAGACATTGACAGGACAGCCCTTGAGCTTTACCTGTCCCTCGGATTTATTCCTGCCCCACACTCGATATTCCGGGACATCAAAAAACTGGAGCGAAGCCAGAACCTGGTTTTTGACATTGAGCAGAAAAAGATGAAGACCTATTCCTTCTGGGACCTTGGAAGGCACGCGCCAGGCAAAAACAAGAAAGAGCTTATCCGGGAGGGCAGGGAAATTCTTGACAATTCCGTTTTGCTAAGGAAAATCGCCGATGTGCCTGTTGGCACGTTTCTTAGCGGAGGGCTTGACTCCAGCGCAGTCACGGCAACACTCAAAAAATTCAAGCAGGACCTTCACACTTTTTCCATTGGCTTTGAAGAGTCCGACAAGTACCGGCTAAAATATGACGAGTCAAAGTACGCAAACCTGGTGTCCGAGTACCTTGGCACGACCCATCACCATTTCTACTTCCTGCAAAAGAACTTCGAGGAAATGGTTGAGGCAATAACCTTTGCCTATGATGAGCCATTTTGGGACTTTTCAGCGTACCCAACCGCAAAGGTGTCCGAGCTTGCCAGAAAAGAAGTGACTGTCGTGCTGAGCGGAGACGGTGGGGACGAGGTTTTTGGCGGGTACTATGCGCACAAGGCCGCCGCAAGAATAGAGCTGGCAAGGAAGTTTCCAAAAGCTTTCCTGAAGGCGGGCCACAGGTTTTCAGAGCTTGCGTACAATATTTCAAAGAAGGACCGTTTTCTCCTTGGAAAGGAGGGATTCAAGCTTGCGCTTTCTGACGACAGGGAGTTTTACTCGAACCTCCTTTCGGGCGAAAAGTACCTCTCAGAGCAGGCAAAAATCTGGTACCGCAAAAACCTCTCCAAGGTGCTCGAAAACAATTCCGGGCTGACCGAAGGGCTGATAAAGTTCGACCTTCTTTACAGGACTCTTCCCGACAATTTCCTTGTCAAAGTCGACAGGGCAAGCATGCTTCACGCCCTTGAAGTACGGTGCCCCTTTTTGGACTACCGCTTTCTGGAGTATGGAAACAGGATTCCCACCAGCATGAAGGTCGACTTCAGGAAGACAAAGAAGCTCATGAGGGAGATTATAAAAGACCGGGTGCCTAAGAAGATTGTAAACCGCGGAAAGCAGGGCTTCATGCCACCTATTTTGGACTGGCTTTACAACGAGTACTGGGGGCTTGTAGAGGAGAAGGCAAAAGTCCTGAGAGAGAGCAAGATTTTAAGCGAAGCCCAAAGCCAGCAGCTTGCCAAATCCCTTCTGATAAGGCCAAAAACGCACAGGGAAACCACAATCTACGGGGAACGTCTCTACCAATTCTTTGCCCTTGGAAACTGGGCTGAAAGGTGGCTTCTGTAA
- a CDS encoding DUF362 domain-containing protein — translation MKRKMQTDKMMVKSSGLEGKTGNQIAEHLRKVIGVAQMKGQASYPKKSPFDPPKKYPELTARFSPDKSNKAYPLVRELFREMGLDRENYGKKSWNPLGEVISPGGKVVIKPNWVLDKSEHSLDALITHTSVIRAVIDYAWIACGPSGRIDLIESPIQSTDWENLMKVTQAREMVSALKERGVNIHLQDIRTETFVEKEVLNILGWKFKIFYRKKLSGTEKGYTQVNLESESSFHEVRSKAHLFRGIQQWTNKEATLAHDEKNHIYSIPNELLEADVFINLPKLKTHRKAGVTLALKNLVGTVNNKDWLPHYIQGTPQKGGDEAPSVRPLHIKLIDALSIVPLSKTFGFSIRPPGIEKIWRKKIESDLHGLKNVRQANWYGGDTVWRMVYDLNKILIHADKNGSLKPAPQRKYFALVDGIVAGEGFGPLNSLPKKTGVILGGFDPLLVDFVGTRVMGFDEEKIKTLSNAGKQGKYAFGESDFSAVELKSKSKRWKGLLESPKNAFHFKPAPGWKGHIEKEVSG, via the coding sequence ATGAAAAGAAAGATGCAAACGGATAAGATGATGGTGAAAAGTAGCGGACTGGAAGGAAAAACTGGAAATCAGATTGCAGAGCATTTACGCAAAGTGATAGGCGTGGCACAAATGAAGGGGCAAGCCAGTTACCCAAAAAAATCTCCCTTTGACCCGCCAAAAAAATACCCTGAGCTAACGGCCAGGTTTTCCCCCGATAAGTCAAACAAGGCATACCCCCTTGTAAGGGAGCTTTTCAGGGAAATGGGGCTTGACCGGGAGAACTACGGAAAAAAATCCTGGAACCCGCTTGGAGAGGTAATCAGCCCCGGCGGCAAGGTCGTGATAAAGCCGAACTGGGTGCTTGACAAGTCAGAGCACTCCCTAGACGCCCTGATAACCCACACTTCTGTCATCAGGGCAGTTATCGATTATGCCTGGATTGCCTGCGGGCCTTCGGGAAGGATAGACCTTATCGAGTCCCCCATACAAAGCACAGACTGGGAAAACCTGATGAAAGTCACGCAGGCGCGGGAAATGGTAAGCGCCCTGAAAGAGAGGGGAGTAAACATTCATCTGCAGGACATAAGGACAGAAACCTTCGTCGAAAAGGAAGTGCTGAATATTCTTGGCTGGAAATTCAAGATATTTTACCGCAAAAAACTCTCTGGGACCGAAAAAGGCTACACTCAGGTGAACCTAGAGTCAGAAAGCTCATTTCACGAGGTAAGAAGCAAAGCCCATCTGTTCAGGGGAATCCAGCAGTGGACAAATAAGGAAGCCACTCTTGCCCATGACGAGAAAAACCATATCTACAGCATACCTAACGAGCTCCTGGAGGCAGACGTTTTCATAAACCTGCCAAAGCTCAAGACGCACCGAAAAGCAGGAGTAACGCTTGCCCTGAAAAATCTTGTCGGGACCGTGAACAACAAGGACTGGCTGCCCCATTACATTCAGGGAACCCCACAAAAAGGCGGGGATGAAGCGCCGTCTGTCAGGCCGCTTCACATAAAGCTGATAGACGCCCTCTCTATTGTGCCCCTCTCCAAAACCTTCGGATTTTCCATAAGGCCGCCCGGGATTGAGAAAATATGGAGAAAGAAGATTGAAAGCGACCTCCACGGGCTCAAAAATGTACGCCAAGCGAATTGGTACGGCGGAGACACCGTGTGGAGAATGGTGTATGACCTGAACAAAATCCTGATTCATGCAGACAAGAACGGCTCCCTTAAGCCGGCGCCCCAGAGAAAGTATTTCGCCCTTGTAGACGGAATTGTCGCAGGAGAGGGATTCGGGCCGCTCAACTCCCTTCCAAAAAAGACGGGAGTGATTCTTGGTGGGTTTGACCCACTGCTTGTGGATTTTGTCGGCACAAGAGTTATGGGCTTTGACGAAGAAAAAATCAAAACTCTTTCAAACGCGGGAAAGCAGGGAAAGTATGCTTTTGGAGAGTCTGACTTTAGCGCGGTTGAATTAAAAAGCAAAAGCAAGCGGTGGAAAGGGCTTCTGGAAAGCCCAAAAAACGCATTCCATTTCAAGCCGGCTCCGGGCTGGAAAGGGCATATTGAAAAAGAGGTTTCCGGGTAA
- a CDS encoding phenylacetate--CoA ligase family protein, translating to MLYEFALQKIAFPVSNALMGRKFWRYYGELSKSQWLKREELEEMQLKKLKILVSHAYLTVPLYREMMDRKKVKPSDIQKLKDIRKLPIVTKKDFRAGFPERSVSSAVPPKKRMFDSTSGSTGSPFQFVRDINFSDYSLANTYRTYNWTGMKIGNKTVSLWGAHKVSPVIKVFDAMMRRKYLSSFDVEENYREYYKELKRYRPYLIEAYSASVTHLAKLLKEDGLTGLQIPAVISSAETLYPKNRKLIEEVLHTKVFNRYGSREVGNVAHECEEHTGLHINAESYIVEIIPEKGSKGKGRLIVTNLTNFAMPFIRYDTEDYATPSGKECSCGRGLPLIANIEGRVTDFIILPNGKDLSYLFFNYFFEQYGAYLLQFQVIQDKKDHLLLKVVPTSKYSKKTEAEILKGLGKKLGQNMKITVEKARSIEKEKSGKIRPVKRLI from the coding sequence ATGCTGTATGAGTTTGCCCTCCAGAAAATCGCCTTCCCGGTTTCAAACGCCCTTATGGGCAGAAAGTTCTGGCGCTATTACGGGGAGCTTTCAAAGTCCCAGTGGCTCAAGCGAGAGGAACTCGAGGAAATGCAGCTGAAAAAACTGAAAATTCTAGTCAGCCACGCTTACCTGACCGTGCCCCTCTACAGGGAGATGATGGACCGAAAAAAGGTAAAGCCCAGCGACATCCAAAAGCTAAAGGACATAAGGAAGCTTCCGATTGTGACAAAAAAGGACTTTCGGGCGGGCTTTCCCGAGAGGTCAGTTTCAAGCGCAGTCCCTCCAAAAAAGAGGATGTTTGACAGCACTTCCGGCTCGACAGGCAGCCCCTTCCAATTCGTGCGAGACATAAACTTCTCTGATTATTCCCTTGCAAACACATACAGGACGTACAACTGGACAGGTATGAAGATCGGGAACAAGACGGTTTCCCTGTGGGGGGCGCACAAGGTCTCCCCTGTGATAAAGGTTTTTGACGCGATGATGAGGCGAAAGTACCTCTCATCCTTCGACGTGGAGGAAAACTACCGGGAATACTACAAGGAGCTTAAGAGGTACCGACCCTACCTGATTGAAGCATACTCGGCTTCAGTCACCCACCTTGCAAAGCTCCTCAAAGAGGACGGTCTTACCGGCCTCCAAATCCCAGCAGTAATAAGCTCCGCCGAAACGCTTTACCCCAAAAACAGAAAGCTCATAGAGGAAGTTCTCCACACAAAGGTTTTCAACAGGTATGGCTCGAGGGAAGTGGGAAACGTCGCCCATGAATGCGAAGAGCATACAGGGCTCCATATAAACGCAGAGTCGTACATTGTAGAGATTATTCCGGAAAAGGGCAGCAAAGGCAAGGGTCGGCTGATTGTCACAAACCTGACCAACTTTGCGATGCCGTTTATAAGGTATGACACAGAAGACTATGCAACCCCTTCCGGAAAAGAATGCTCCTGTGGGCGGGGGCTTCCCCTTATAGCAAACATCGAGGGGAGGGTAACAGACTTCATAATCCTCCCTAACGGAAAGGACCTGTCCTACCTCTTTTTCAACTATTTCTTCGAGCAGTACGGGGCTTACCTCCTGCAGTTCCAGGTGATTCAGGACAAAAAAGACCACCTTCTCCTAAAAGTTGTGCCCACCTCAAAATACAGCAAAAAGACGGAAGCAGAGATATTGAAGGGCCTTGGCAAAAAGCTCGGGCAAAATATGAAAATTACCGTCGAAAAGGCCAGGTCCATTGAAAAGGAAAAGTCGGGAAAAATCCGGCCTGTAAAGCGGCTGATATGA
- a CDS encoding glycosyltransferase family 4 protein — translation MAKQRRILIFAPFFPPHIGGLETHVYEFSKHLGERGHKVTVFTPNIPKTREIEEPGKNLLVIRYPAIMFFSASQNAIPAFWSPGFWRLLNLAGKGNPEFVMSRTRFFFSSFLALLYAKATRKKYIHVEHGSAFVDMNNKAISFLSWAYDKTLGKLIFRGADKVVPISHAVRRFIQREFLDKGLEVIYRGIELDEIRKIPENKPFRKKYEKYTRLCVLGRLTKNKGIDVAIETFRILPKKQKEKSLLFIIGDGPDRGKLEALASGEKNIIFTGPMKRQEAIGTLKAMDIFLNPATSSGGLSTSLLEGMFLGLPVISTKFEGGGDVVFNGKNGLMVQASSNEELMDAIIKLMGNKALGKRLGKAASRYVYENFKWERVIDKYEGVFEELDQRNFAQIR, via the coding sequence ATGGCAAAACAGAGAAGAATCCTTATATTTGCGCCTTTCTTTCCGCCCCATATAGGCGGGCTTGAAACGCATGTTTACGAGTTTTCAAAGCATCTTGGAGAGCGCGGGCACAAAGTGACTGTATTTACGCCGAACATTCCAAAGACCAGGGAAATCGAGGAGCCGGGCAAAAACCTGCTCGTGATAAGGTATCCTGCAATAATGTTCTTTTCCGCCTCTCAGAATGCAATTCCCGCATTCTGGAGCCCCGGGTTCTGGCGGCTTTTGAATCTTGCCGGAAAAGGCAATCCTGAATTCGTGATGTCCCGGACAAGGTTTTTCTTCTCGAGCTTTCTTGCCCTGCTTTACGCAAAGGCAACAAGGAAGAAATATATCCACGTCGAGCATGGCTCAGCTTTTGTTGACATGAATAACAAGGCAATAAGCTTCCTTTCCTGGGCCTACGACAAGACTCTTGGAAAGCTGATTTTCCGGGGAGCCGATAAGGTGGTTCCAATTTCGCATGCAGTAAGAAGATTTATCCAAAGGGAATTTTTGGACAAAGGCCTGGAAGTGATTTACCGCGGCATTGAGCTTGACGAGATAAGAAAGATTCCTGAAAACAAGCCCTTCAGGAAAAAATATGAAAAGTACACCCGTTTGTGCGTGCTTGGCCGCCTTACAAAGAACAAGGGAATCGATGTGGCAATCGAGACGTTCAGGATACTGCCAAAAAAGCAGAAGGAAAAGTCCCTGCTCTTCATAATAGGGGACGGGCCCGACCGGGGAAAGCTTGAGGCGCTTGCTTCAGGCGAAAAGAATATTATCTTTACCGGCCCGATGAAACGGCAGGAGGCCATTGGAACGCTTAAAGCCATGGACATTTTCCTCAATCCCGCAACTTCTTCAGGCGGGCTTTCAACGTCCCTTCTGGAAGGAATGTTCCTGGGGCTTCCGGTTATTTCGACAAAGTTCGAGGGCGGAGGCGACGTCGTGTTTAACGGCAAAAACGGGCTAATGGTGCAAGCTTCATCAAATGAAGAGCTTATGGACGCAATTATAAAGCTGATGGGCAACAAGGCGCTTGGAAAAAGACTCGGAAAAGCCGCAAGTAGGTATGTTTACGAGAACTTCAAGTGGGAGAGGGTTATTGACAAGTATGAGGGGGTTTTTGAAGAGTTGGATCAACGAAATTTCGCCCAAATTCGATAG
- a CDS encoding methyltransferase domain-containing protein has translation MGQRETKTDKEFWDKTWEGSRLGHYAKISSLMAANYDFHRLLKRHLEKKKGAKRKAIELGSAKGLELVYFAKEFGYEPWGIDYSEHGCEMARLNLKKAGLDGKIICADLFKSKLPKKSFDLVYSGGLIEHFENPGKVVEKHAELLKKGGLLIITIPNYGKSSIYRQMLHKIGIEGEISKTHNFGIMEKAAFRKLFEKRGLEILEIGYYGPINLNLALEPKTGVLLIPFHLINQVLGYLTLGRKSRRLSSGLVVVARKKN, from the coding sequence ATGGGCCAAAGGGAAACCAAGACCGATAAGGAATTCTGGGACAAGACCTGGGAGGGCTCCCGGCTTGGGCACTACGCAAAAATCTCTTCCCTGATGGCTGCAAATTATGACTTTCACCGGCTCCTGAAAAGGCACCTTGAGAAAAAGAAGGGGGCAAAAAGAAAGGCAATCGAGCTTGGCTCGGCAAAGGGGCTCGAGCTTGTATACTTTGCAAAGGAGTTTGGCTACGAGCCCTGGGGAATCGACTACTCTGAGCACGGCTGCGAGATGGCCCGGCTTAACCTAAAAAAGGCAGGGCTTGATGGAAAAATTATCTGCGCTGACCTTTTCAAGTCAAAGCTTCCCAAAAAGTCCTTCGACCTCGTTTATTCCGGCGGACTCATCGAGCACTTTGAAAATCCCGGAAAAGTGGTAGAGAAGCACGCCGAGCTTCTGAAAAAAGGCGGCCTTCTGATAATTACAATTCCAAACTACGGCAAAAGCAGCATCTACCGCCAGATGCTCCATAAAATCGGCATTGAAGGCGAGATTTCCAAAACGCACAATTTTGGTATAATGGAAAAAGCCGCTTTCAGGAAGCTGTTTGAAAAGCGAGGGCTTGAGATTCTGGAAATCGGCTACTATGGGCCAATCAACCTGAATCTGGCGCTCGAGCCAAAAACTGGAGTTCTCCTGATTCCCTTCCACCTGATTAACCAGGTGCTGGGGTATCTTACCCTGGGCAGAAAATCAAGGCGGCTTTCATCGGGGCTGGTTGTTGTCGCACGGAAGAAGAATTAA